The genomic segment GGTCGATCATGAGCCGGGCGAGCCAAGCTCGCCCGGTTTTGCAAGCTCACTCTGCCAGTTCGCGCATGACCTTGATCAGATCGGACTTGCCTTCGAAGCCGATGCCCGGCAGCTCCGGCATGAGGATATGGCCGTCCTGAACCTTCACGCCATCGGGGAAGCCGCCATAGGGTTGGAACAGATCCGGATAGCTTTCATTGCCGCCGAGACCGAGGCCGGCCGCGATGTTGAGGGACATCTGGTGTCCGCCATGGGGAATGCAGCGCGACGGCGACCAGCCGAACTGCCGCAACACGTCGAGGGTGCGCAGATATTCGACCAATCCGTAAGAGAGAGCGCAGTCGAATTGCAGATAGTCACGGTCAGCGCGCATGCCGCCATAACGCAGCAGGTTGCGGGCGTCCTGATGGGAGAACAGGTTTTCGCCGGTGGCCATCGGCGCATCGTAGAATTCGGAGATGGCGGCCTGCAGTGCATAGTCGAGGGGATCGCCGATTTCTTCGTACCAGAAGAGCGGATAGTCGCGCAGCATCTTGGCATAGGCGATTCCGGTCTCCAGATCGAAACGCCCGTTGGCGTCGACGGCGAGCTGGGCTTGTGAGCCGATCTCCTTCAGAACCGCTTCGATCCGCGCCCGATCTTCGTCAATCGAGGCGCCGCCGATCTTCATTTTGACGACGGTGTAGCCACGATCGACATAGCCGCGCATTTCAGCTTGTAGGGCGCGATTGTCCTTGCCCGGATAGTAGTAGCCGCCGGCTGCGTAGACGAAGACCTTCGGATTGGCCTGTCTGTCCTTCATCTCGGCGAGCAGTCGGAATAACGGCTTGCCTTCGATCTTGGCGACAGCATCCCAGACGGCCATGTCGAGCGTGCCGACGGCGACGGAGCGTTCGCCGTGGCCGCCCGGCTTCTCGTTCGCCATCATGGCCGTCCAGATCTTGAATGGGTCGAGATTGCTCCCCGCGTCGTTCAGCAGGCTTTCCGGGCTGGCTTCAAGGATCCGATTCTTGAAGCGCTCGCGGATCAGGCCGCCCTGGCCGTAGCGGCCGTTCGAATTGAAGCCATAGCCAACCACCCGGCGGCCATCGCGGACGACGTCGGTGACAACAGCCACCAGGCTCGCCGTCATTTTGCTGAAGTCGATATAGGCGTTGCGAATGGGCGAAGCGATCGGCTTCGTGACTTCGCAAACATCAACGATACGCATGCCGTTCTCCCGTCTGGCTCAGGTGGCCGATGAATATTTCATGGAGGAGGATGGCTTCGCCGTCCAATGCCGGCTGGAGCCATATCAGTGCCGTTTCGGCATAACCGTTTCATGCTATAGTACTGTATAAATTCCCTGAATGCAGCTTTGGTCTTACACAATGAACACTACGGGCTTGGAAAGCACTTGGCTTGCCGATCTTCAGGCACTGGCGGAGACGCTGAATTTTTCGCGCGCCGCCGAGAAGCGAAATGTCACGCAGCCGGCGTTCGGGCGACGGATCAAATCGCTGGAAGCCTGGTGCGGGATCGCGCTTGTCGATCGCACAACCCACCGGCTCAGTTTCACGCCCGCCGGCGCGATCATGCTGGACGTCGCCAAGGATGTGACGCGGCGGCTGGAACGGGCGCGAACAGAGCTTGACCAGTTGCGCGCCAGTACCGCGACGCTGACGTTCGCGGCGACCCACGCTCTCTCATTCATCTTCTTTCCTGACTGGGTGCGGCAGATCGGTGGCGATGCGCTGGCCATTCCGATGCGTCTGCTTTCGGACAATATGAATGAGTGCGAAAGACTGATGCGCGAAGGGCGAGCGCAGTTTCTGCTCTGCCACTATCATCCCGACAGCACGATCAACCTCGATAAAGCTGACTTTACCCATATCGAGTTGGCGACGGATCAACTCATTCCCGTCACCGGCAAGAACGCTGAAGGATTTCCGCTCTATCAGCTGCCGGGCGTGCCTGAAGCCCCGGTTCCCCGGATCGCCTTCGAAGAGAAGTCGGGAATGGGGCGCATCTTGTCGTCAAATCTGTTTCTGCGGACGGATCAACTTCATTTGACGACGGTGTTCACGTCGCATCTGGCCATGGTGCTGAAGGCGCTGGCGATCGATGGCAAGGGGGTCGCTTGGATTCCGCAAAGCTTGGCGGGCGACGAATTGGGGCTGGAGGGCCGTTTGACCTTAGCCGGCCCGAGCCAATGGGCCGTGCCGGTCAAAATTGTGCTCTTTCGTCCGCGTGCGCGCATGAGCGACGTGGCGGAGGCCTTTTGGGCGCAGGTCCAGAGTAGGTTTCGGCGATGAAGAAGCTGTGCCGCAGAGGCTTTTGGTCTCCGCTTTAACCTGTCGCCGGGGCGGCATAGCCGAGCGCCTGCGACAACAGATCTGCTGATGACAGCAATTGCGGGACGATCTCCTGATCGATCTCGCCTTGATCGGTCAGCGTCGAGGCGGCCGAGATGTTGATGGCGGCCACCACATTGCCGCTGACGTCACGCAAGGCGGCGGCGGCGCTGGCAACGCCTGCCTGAAAGCCGCCGATATGGACGACGAAGCCGCGGGCGCGATCCTGACGCAATTGCGCGAGTAGGGCTGGCAGGTCCGAGACAGCGCGCGGGCCGGCGCCGCTGAGCGGCGTGTCGCGATAAAGCGCGATGACCTCGTCTTCGCTCAAATGTGCGAGTAAGATGCGCCCCATGGTGGTCGCATAGGCGGGAAGGCGGCTGCCGACATGCACAATGCTGGCAAGACCTTGTCGGGTCGGGACGCGCAACAGATAGACGACATCCTTGCCTTCAAGCACGCCCAGATGGGCCGACCAGCCGGTGCGATCGCGGAGTGCCTCAAGATGCGGGAGCGCCACTTGGACGAGATCTCGGGAGGCGAGATAGCCATAGCCGAGCCGCAGGACGGAGGGCCCAAGCATATAGCTGCGCGTCTCGGGCTGGTGGGTGAGGAAGCCAAGCTCGGTCAGGGTGTAGGCGATGCGGAACACGGCCGAGCGCGTGACGCCAAGGGCATCGGCAAGTTCCCGCAGGCTCAGCTGGGGCCTTTCCGGCGAAAACGCCAGGAGAACGGCCAGGCCGCGCACCAGGCCTGGAACCAGATAACGGTCGGTCTGTCCGGTCAGCAGCTCGGAGAGGGCCGCTGTATCATCGGGATGTTTGCCCATAAAACGCTATATCGCATGTAAAACGGAATTTGGGTAGAGGTTAGTCAGCATCAGCGGAGACACCAATGAACATCATGGTTCCGAACCCCACCTCGCTGGAATCCGACCTGCGCGGCCATGTCGGTCGGCATGTCGCCAAAGTGTTCGACTGGGACGCCTTTCCCAGCAACAGCGGCTTCCCCGAACTCGAGCGGGCGCAAATGCGCTATATCGGCGCCGGCGGCTCCCCGAAGGTCGGCGACAGCTCGACCCTGAAGCCCGAACATTTCACCGTCAGCCTCATCCATCAGCCGGTCGGCAAATATGCCGCCTGCCATGCCCATGAGATCGAGGAGAGCTTCCTGATCCTGGACGGCGTGCTGACAGTTGGCTGGGAGCGCGATGGCGAAGTCGTCGAAGTTCGCCTCGGCCCGAAGGACATGATCCTGAACGCCCGCGACGTCGGCCACGGCTTCCGCAACGAAGGCATCGAGCCGGTGTTGATGTCAATCAGCGTCGATGTCGGCAAGCCGCTGCCGCCGCGTTATCTCTATCATCCCAAGAACACAGCGCCGGAACTGGCGCGCAGCTTTGGCGCCGCGCCGGGCAAGACGATGCCCTTCGATCTTGCTGGAACGCATCCGTTGCAGCAGCAGATGACGCATTACGTCATTCGTCATAACGAGCAGCCGACGCAGTGGGATCCGGCGGGCTTCACCCGCAAGGTCTATGTCGGACCGGGCGGCGTGGAATCGGATACCTGCCGCAAGGAAATGCTCGGCATTCCCGTCGGCGTCGGCGTGAAGCCTTACGAGCGCGATGTCGAAGATGCTTTCCTCGTAGTCGAGGGTAGCCTGACGGTTGGCTGGGAAGAGAACGGCGTGAAGACCGAGCTCGAACTCGGGCCGCGCGATCTCGTCCTCAATCCGGCCGGGCGTCGCCATTGGTTCCGCAACAACAGCGCCGGGCCTTGCACTGTTTGGTCGGTGATCGGCACCGAAAAGCCGGAAACGGTGGCTTTCGAACGGGCCTGATTGTACGGCGTGCAATGATATTTCAGGGCTGCCTTCAAAGGGCAGCCTTGAAGCCAAAAGACCAGCCAATACATTCGTGCTGTCTCACACCGATGAGAAGCTCCTGAGGTTTAATTCCATGGCGGGAATTAGCTCAGCTTGGGCAAGCCAGCGGTTTTCACGATGCAATCGATAAGTGCTCTCGCTGCCACCGACGGTGGCCGTCCTCGCCGGGTCGCGAAGCCATATGTCGTATGCACTTGGTAGAGATCCGGTCGCATGACCCTCATCTCGCCACGCTCAACCCAATATCGTGCGAAGTGCGCCGGGAGAAAGCCGACATAGT from the Beijerinckia sp. 28-YEA-48 genome contains:
- a CDS encoding IclR family transcriptional regulator C-terminal domain-containing protein → MGKHPDDTAALSELLTGQTDRYLVPGLVRGLAVLLAFSPERPQLSLRELADALGVTRSAVFRIAYTLTELGFLTHQPETRSYMLGPSVLRLGYGYLASRDLVQVALPHLEALRDRTGWSAHLGVLEGKDVVYLLRVPTRQGLASIVHVGSRLPAYATTMGRILLAHLSEDEVIALYRDTPLSGAGPRAVSDLPALLAQLRQDRARGFVVHIGGFQAGVASAAAALRDVSGNVVAAINISAASTLTDQGEIDQEIVPQLLSSADLLSQALGYAAPATG
- a CDS encoding LysR family transcriptional regulator, translated to MESTWLADLQALAETLNFSRAAEKRNVTQPAFGRRIKSLEAWCGIALVDRTTHRLSFTPAGAIMLDVAKDVTRRLERARTELDQLRASTATLTFAATHALSFIFFPDWVRQIGGDALAIPMRLLSDNMNECERLMREGRAQFLLCHYHPDSTINLDKADFTHIELATDQLIPVTGKNAEGFPLYQLPGVPEAPVPRIAFEEKSGMGRILSSNLFLRTDQLHLTTVFTSHLAMVLKALAIDGKGVAWIPQSLAGDELGLEGRLTLAGPSQWAVPVKIVLFRPRARMSDVAEAFWAQVQSRFRR
- a CDS encoding mandelate racemase/muconate lactonizing enzyme family protein; this encodes MRIVDVCEVTKPIASPIRNAYIDFSKMTASLVAVVTDVVRDGRRVVGYGFNSNGRYGQGGLIRERFKNRILEASPESLLNDAGSNLDPFKIWTAMMANEKPGGHGERSVAVGTLDMAVWDAVAKIEGKPLFRLLAEMKDRQANPKVFVYAAGGYYYPGKDNRALQAEMRGYVDRGYTVVKMKIGGASIDEDRARIEAVLKEIGSQAQLAVDANGRFDLETGIAYAKMLRDYPLFWYEEIGDPLDYALQAAISEFYDAPMATGENLFSHQDARNLLRYGGMRADRDYLQFDCALSYGLVEYLRTLDVLRQFGWSPSRCIPHGGHQMSLNIAAGLGLGGNESYPDLFQPYGGFPDGVKVQDGHILMPELPGIGFEGKSDLIKVMRELAE
- a CDS encoding cupin domain-containing protein; the protein is MNIMVPNPTSLESDLRGHVGRHVAKVFDWDAFPSNSGFPELERAQMRYIGAGGSPKVGDSSTLKPEHFTVSLIHQPVGKYAACHAHEIEESFLILDGVLTVGWERDGEVVEVRLGPKDMILNARDVGHGFRNEGIEPVLMSISVDVGKPLPPRYLYHPKNTAPELARSFGAAPGKTMPFDLAGTHPLQQQMTHYVIRHNEQPTQWDPAGFTRKVYVGPGGVESDTCRKEMLGIPVGVGVKPYERDVEDAFLVVEGSLTVGWEENGVKTELELGPRDLVLNPAGRRHWFRNNSAGPCTVWSVIGTEKPETVAFERA